The genome window CAATGCTGTGCCCAAATAAAGCAAACTTATAGTGGTGATATTGAAGGTGATTCCTCGCTTAAATATTTGATGAACTACAGAACTGAATCGACAGCGTGTTTTGTCGGCTTTGAAGTGATAAATGCGACAATTGACGGCAAAAAGGGGCGTATAGTATTAAGACACGACGGTGTGTTTGAACAAGGAGTTGCCAGTAGCCACTTTAAAATTATCAGTGAAAATTGCAGCGATGATTTTAAAGGTATTCATGGCAGTGGCAGCTTTGCTTCAGCTGAGAATGGCCAGGCAAACTATCAGTTTGAATTAGGATTTGATGATAATTCAGTGAAAGTTATCGGTATATAGCTATTTTCTATAAAATGTAAGCAGAAAGCATTTGTTTTCGTAACAAATATTTAGCATCATAGTGCTCTCTACATTCTTAGTTCAATAGAGCACTATGTTACCTCGTTTAGACATCACAGACGTTATTGCACCAGTATACCAGCAATATATTAAAGCCCTGAAAAAATCCACTTTTTCTGGTGACATTTCTTGTCACTATAGTTCGCGACTTGCCGTTGCTACCGATAACAGTATTTATCAACAATTACCGCAAGCTGTTTTACATCCAAAAACAGTGGAAGATATCAAGCTTATCACTCAACTATCTAATCTAGCTGAATTTAATGAAATTAAATTTAGTGCTAGGGGTGGTGGTACAGGTACCAACGGACAATCGTTAACCCCAGGTATCGTTGTTGATTTATCTAAACACATGCGAAAAATTCTTGATGTCAATGTCGAAGAGCGTTGGGTAAAAGTACAAGCAGGGGTAATAAAAGATCAACTCAATGAATATTTAAAACCGCTTGGTTATTTTTTCTCGCCAGATTTATCTACCAGTAATCGTGCAACCATAGGTGGCATGATTAACACTGATGCTTCAGGTCAAGGTTCATTGGTATACGGTAAGACCTCAGATCATGTATTAGGCTTACGCTGTATATTGGCAAGCGGTGATGAATTTAGCACCAAAGCTAAAAGCGTAGCAGAAACGCAAACCTTAATGGCGCAAACCAACCCTATTGCAGATATTTATAAAACCGCTTATGCGAGTTGTTTGGACAATCGTGACAAGATCATTGCCAAGTTTCCCCGTTTAAACCGATTCTTAACTGGCTATGACCT of Thalassotalea fonticola contains these proteins:
- a CDS encoding DUF3224 domain-containing protein, with protein sequence MSKNLTGLFQITQWNEECHLVFDEGGKQCCAQIKQTYSGDIEGDSSLKYLMNYRTESTACFVGFEVINATIDGKKGRIVLRHDGVFEQGVASSHFKIISENCSDDFKGIHGSGSFASAENGQANYQFELGFDDNSVKVIGI